The Mycoplasma sp. 1654_15 genome contains a region encoding:
- a CDS encoding M42 family metallopeptidase, protein MSSKLDKIYDKLKVYTEIEGMSRYEDDVVEQLKNNTKHLNVEYERDGLGSLIIKQKGETKGPKIILAAHMDEVGFQVLDVQKSGQIKIKPVGGVWGNAFIGAKVKLITSTDKIFYGVVGHTSVHIMEREAISKAILNKDLFMDFGFVSDEDAKNNGVEPGDRIYLSNETFRFANPELAAGKAIDNRAGVVIIDELVNRLANKKLPNTPYFVGTVQEEVGCRGAKTIASKIKADIAFAIDTGASHDTEGAIAGIPKLGAGVAIDIADGGTMMDPKLVNYLFKLAKEKNIPIYKYLSQGGGTDAEELQYSNAGTPTISISIPQRYLHSTYGVISLKDISSIIDLMEEFILAFTQEDFEKISYK, encoded by the coding sequence ATGTCAAGTAAATTAGATAAAATTTATGATAAATTAAAAGTTTATACCGAAATTGAAGGTATGTCAAGATATGAAGACGATGTTGTTGAACAACTTAAAAACAACACAAAACATTTAAACGTTGAATACGAAAGAGATGGTTTAGGTTCTTTAATTATTAAGCAAAAAGGTGAAACTAAAGGTCCAAAAATCATTTTAGCTGCACATATGGACGAAGTTGGTTTTCAAGTACTAGATGTTCAAAAATCAGGACAAATAAAAATAAAACCAGTTGGTGGTGTTTGAGGAAATGCATTTATTGGAGCTAAAGTTAAATTAATTACTTCTACTGACAAAATTTTTTATGGAGTTGTTGGTCACACTTCAGTTCACATTATGGAAAGAGAAGCAATATCTAAAGCTATTTTAAACAAAGATTTATTTATGGACTTTGGTTTTGTTTCAGATGAAGATGCAAAAAATAATGGAGTAGAACCAGGAGATAGAATTTACTTAAGTAATGAAACTTTTAGATTTGCAAATCCTGAATTAGCTGCTGGAAAAGCAATCGACAACAGAGCTGGTGTAGTAATAATTGATGAATTAGTAAATCGTTTAGCAAATAAAAAATTACCAAATACTCCTTATTTTGTAGGTACTGTTCAAGAAGAAGTTGGATGCAGAGGAGCAAAGACAATTGCTTCAAAAATAAAGGCAGATATAGCTTTTGCAATAGATACAGGAGCTTCACATGATACTGAAGGTGCAATAGCAGGAATTCCTAAATTAGGAGCAGGTGTGGCTATTGATATTGCTGATGGAGGAACTATGATGGATCCGAAATTAGTAAATTATTTATTTAAATTAGCTAAAGAAAAAAACATTCCTATTTATAAATATCTTTCTCAAGGTGGAGGAACTGATGCAGAAGAATTACAATATTCAAATGCAGGAACTCCAACAATTAGTATATCAATTCCTCAACGTTATCTACATTCAACTTATGGAGTTATTAGCTTAAAAGATATTTCATCAATTATTGATTTAATGGAAGAATTTATCTTAGCCTTTACACAAGAAGATTTTGAAAAAATTAGCTACAAATAA
- the dcm gene encoding DNA (cytosine-5-)-methyltransferase, whose protein sequence is MTKKDKKEIRVVELFAGVGGFRLGFERTSKLFKTVWANQWEPNKTKQWAFDCYTKHFGNSTNHVNDDIANVIDQVPEHDLLVGGFPCQDYSVARTKAEGIKGKKGVLWWSILKIIQKRHPNFILLENVDRLIKSPANQRGRDFGIMLKSLENEGYNVEWRIIDASDYGFVQRRKRVFIFAYKKELTQIINKQQIQENILIKDGFFASEFLVESQFKKSNKSRILKNYSNLVDVSNNFSFNFFNSGSMIDGNILTLDLVAKSTQKPSFLKDIIEKEEVDSKFFIYDNYQKFSYLKGAKKVQRTKPNGEQYTYSEGSMIFPDDLNKPARTMLTSEGSVNRSTHIIEVYMTKKLRTLTPLEIERINGFDDNWTNTGMPERFRYFCMGNALVVPVIEKIAKQILKIWDKAK, encoded by the coding sequence ATGACTAAAAAAGATAAGAAGGAAATTAGAGTTGTTGAACTATTTGCAGGAGTTGGTGGTTTTAGATTAGGTTTTGAAAGAACTTCTAAATTATTTAAAACTGTTTGAGCAAATCAATGAGAACCTAACAAGACAAAACAATGAGCTTTTGACTGTTACACAAAACACTTTGGAAATAGCACTAATCACGTAAACGATGATATAGCAAATGTAATTGATCAAGTTCCAGAACATGATTTATTAGTTGGTGGTTTTCCTTGTCAAGATTATTCAGTGGCTAGAACAAAAGCTGAAGGAATTAAAGGGAAAAAAGGTGTTTTATGATGAAGCATTTTAAAAATTATTCAAAAAAGACATCCTAATTTTATTCTTTTAGAAAATGTTGACAGACTTATTAAATCACCTGCAAACCAAAGAGGTAGAGATTTTGGAATAATGCTAAAAAGCTTGGAAAATGAAGGATATAATGTTGAATGAAGAATTATCGACGCTTCAGATTATGGTTTTGTTCAAAGAAGAAAAAGAGTTTTCATATTTGCTTATAAAAAAGAATTAACTCAAATCATTAATAAACAACAAATTCAAGAAAATATCCTTATAAAAGATGGATTTTTTGCATCTGAATTTTTAGTGGAATCTCAATTTAAAAAATCTAATAAATCACGGATTCTTAAAAATTACTCTAATTTAGTTGATGTTTCTAATAATTTTTCTTTTAATTTTTTCAATTCTGGTTCAATGATTGATGGAAATATTTTGACTTTAGATTTAGTTGCTAAATCAACTCAAAAACCTTCATTTTTAAAGGATATTATCGAAAAAGAAGAAGTAGATTCAAAGTTTTTTATTTACGATAACTATCAAAAATTTTCCTATTTAAAAGGGGCTAAAAAAGTACAAAGAACAAAACCAAATGGAGAACAATATACTTACTCAGAAGGATCAATGATTTTTCCTGATGATTTAAACAAACCTGCTAGAACAATGTTAACTAGTGAAGGTTCTGTAAACAGAAGTACTCATATAATTGAAGTTTATATGACAAAAAAACTAAGAACACTAACACCGTTAGAAATTGAAAGAATAAATGGCTTTGATGATAATTGAACTAACACTGGAATGCCAGAAAGATTTAGATATTTTTGTATGGGTAATGCTTTAGTTGTTCCTGTTATTGAAAAAATTGCTAAACAAATTTTAAAAATATGAGACAAAGCAAAGTAA